The following are from one region of the Zonotrichia albicollis isolate bZonAlb1 chromosome 15, bZonAlb1.hap1, whole genome shotgun sequence genome:
- the LOC102069149 gene encoding double-headed protease inhibitor, submandibular gland, which yields MKMANCAALLGLVLLACFSDLAVAQRRANCASYMATGKTMSVVCPRNYDPVCGTNGRTYPNECSLCKDFFRNRALDKKHDGRCVRVDCTGFLKPGSGYNIPCTLEYSPICGTNGITYRNKCHFCTAVASGLDVNLRTYGECYQQNVNIDCSNFQQKGGSMICTSEYNPICGSDGRTYSNQCHFCTAVSRSLGGLFFRHQGAC from the exons ATGAAGATGGCCAACTGTGCTGCCCTTCTGGGGCTGGTCCTCCTTGCCTGCTTTTCTG ATCTTGCTGTTGCTCAAAGACGG GCCAACTGCGCCTCCTACATGGCGACTGGAAAAACCATGAGCGTCGTCTGTCCCCGCAACTACGACCCCGTGTGCGGCACCAATGGCCGCACCTACCCCAACGAGTGCTCCCTCTGCAAGGACTTCTT cCGCAACCGTGCCCTTGACAAGAAACACGATGGAAGATGCGTTAGG GTCGACTGTACTGGTTTCCTGAAGCCTGGCAGTGGTTACAACATCCCCTGCACCCTGGAGTACTCCCCCATCTGCGGCACCAATGGCATCACCTACAGGAACAAGTGCCACTTCTGTACTGCTGTGGC GAGCGGCCTGGATGTGAACCTGAGGACCTACGGAGAGTGCTACCAG CAAAATGTCAACATCGACTGCAGCAACTTCCAGCAGAAGGGCGGCAGCATGATCTGCACCTCCGAGTACAACCCCATCTGCGGCTCCGACGGCAGGACCTACTCCAACCAGTGCCACTTCTGCACCGCTGTCTC ACGCAGCCTTGGAGGTCTGTTCTTCAGGCACCAGGGAGCGTGCTAA
- the LOC102068976 gene encoding serine protease inhibitor Kazal-type 6: MRATGALVLLSLLLLSFFLVPDVAGQEIEEICREFLNRSVYCTRESNPHCGTDGVTYGNKCAFCKAVLRSGGKIRLKHLGKC, translated from the exons atgAGGGCTACAGGTGCCTTGGTGCTtctcagcctgctgctgctctctttcTTCTTGG tTCCAGATGTAGCAGGTCAGGAGATTGAAGAG ATCTGTAGAGAGTTCCTGAACAGAAGCGTGTACTGCACGAGGGAGTCCAACCCTCACTGCGGCACGGACGGCGTCACCTATGGGAACAAGTGTGCCTTCTGCAAGGCAGTGCT GAGAAGTGGAGGGAAAATAAGATTGAAGCACCTGGGGAAATGCTGA